In Oncorhynchus clarkii lewisi isolate Uvic-CL-2024 chromosome 2, UVic_Ocla_1.0, whole genome shotgun sequence, one DNA window encodes the following:
- the LOC139367377 gene encoding transcription elongation factor A protein 3-like isoform X14 yields MTREEELIRIAKKLDKMVSRNNTEGALDLLNELKSFNMTLKLLQETRIGMSVNGIRKHCTDDEVVSLAKILIKDWKRLLDAARTQSTERPNKMKNGVDSNKSTGSPVRSPLEKDTRRDSSDTLSPSHPRPTPPSRRPSVKVKKERKKAPPDPNSPLPPLHPHPSMPTAAEVKKERKEPPWISVVRKEPPDPNAPFAPLPLHLHPPPHVKRPSVEVKKEREESSDYKPVSLKVTSSDHVKKDRKDSDSKVPKITSVDAKKERKDLSDSKPKPAKRQNLDSSDSKPKPAKRQSLDSSDSNPKRSKRPSLDGKKDRKDSTDSKPSHSVKRHSTDSKSDRRDSVDSKTSNSPSAKKLSSETKEFPSSKSSHPGPLQRKSSTDSIERRGKPEMPKIPTTPTSPMSPSFSSAGVPLSPCLATGETIRDKCIEMLAAALRTDDNFKEFGTNCDSMAAEIEDHIYTEMGSTDMKYKNRVRSRISNLKDPKNPGLRRNVLAGGIELRRFAIMSAEEMASDELKQLRNNLTKEAIREHQLSKTSGTISDLFQCSKCGKKNCTYNQMQTRSADEPMTTFVLCNECGNRWKFC; encoded by the exons GAGGGTGCCCTGGACCTGCTGAATGAACTGAAGAGCTTCAACATGACACTGAAACTTCTGCAG GAAACGAGAATCGGCATGTCTGTGAATGGAATCAGGAAGCACTGCACAGACGACGAGGTAGTTTCCCTGGCCAAGATCCTCATCAAGGACTGGAAGAGACTGCTGG ATGCTGCACGTACTCAGAGTACTGAGAGGCCCAATAAGATGAAGAATGGGGTTGACTCCAACAAATCCACAGGGTCCCCAGTCAGGTCCCCCTTAGAGAAAGACACCAG GAGAGATTCTTCAGACACTCTGTCTCCTTCTCATCCTCGTCCCACCCCTCCGTCCAGACGTCCCTCAGTGAAGGTGAAGAAAGAGAG GAAAAAAGCTCCTCCTGACCCTAATTCCCcgcttcctcctcttcatcctcatccTTCTATGCCCACTGCAGCAGAGGTCAAGAAGGAGAG AAAAGAGCCTCCGTGGATTTCTGTGGTTAGAAAAGAGCCTCCGGACCCCAATGCTCCATttgctcctcttcctctccatctccatcctccccctcatgTGAAGCGCCCGTCAGTGGAAGTCAAAAAGGAGAG AGAAGAGTCGTCAGATTACAAACCCGTTTCTCTGAAGGTGACGTCTTCTGACCATGTGAAAAAGGATAG AAAAGACTCTGATAGCAAAGTGCCCAAAATAACATCTGTTGATGCCAAGAAAGAAAG AAAGGATTTGTCAGATTCCAAACCAAAACCTGCTAAAAGGCAGAATCTGGACTCCTCAGATTCCAAACCAAAACCTGCTAAAAGGCAGAGTCTGGACTCCTCAGATTCCAATCCAAAACGTTCTAAAAGGCCAAGTCTGGATGGCAAGAAAGACAG AAAGGACTCCACTGACTCCAAGCCCAGCCATTCTGTGAAACGTCATTCGACTGATTCCAAATCAGACAG GAGGGACTCTGTGGATTCCAAGACTAGCAACTCACCCTCGGCTAAGAAGCTCTCTAGCGAGAC gaAAGAATTTCCTAGCTCCAAGTCCTCTCACCCTGGTCCTCTGCAGAGAAAGTCCTCAACGGACAGTATTGAACG GAGAGGGAAACCAGAGATGCCAAAGATtcccaccacccccaccagtcCCATGTCCCCCTCCTTCAGCTCAGCAGGGGTTCCCCTGTCCCCTTGCCTTGCCACTGGAGAAACCATCAGGGACAAGTGCATCGAGATGCTGGCTGCCGCTCTACGTACAGATG ACAACTTCAAAGAATTTGGGACAAACTGTGACTCCATGGCAGCAGAGATTGAAGAT CATATTTACACGGAGATGGGATCCACAGATATGAAGTATAAAAACAGGGTGCGGAGCCGCATCAGCAACCTGAAGGACCCCAAAAACCCTGGACTGCGGAGGAACGTCCTGGCTGGAGGCATCGAGCTGAGGCGCTTCGCCATCATGTCTGCTGAG GAGATGGCTAGTGATGAGCTGAAGCAGCTGAGGAACAATCTGACTAAGGAGGCCATTAGGGAACACCAACTGTCCAAAACCAGCGGTACCATTTCTGACCTGTTTCAGTGCAGCAAGTGCGGCAAAAAGAACTGCACCTACAACCAG ATGCAGACCCGCAGCGCTGATGAGCCTATGACTACTTTTGTTCTGTGTAACGAGTGCGGGAACCGCTGGAAG TTCTGCTGA
- the LOC139367377 gene encoding transcription elongation factor A protein 3-like isoform X20, translated as MTREEELIRIAKKLDKMVSRNNTEGALDLLNELKSFNMTLKLLQETRIGMSVNGIRKHCTDDEVVSLAKILIKDWKRLLDAARTQSTERPNKMKNGVDSNKSTGSPVRSPLEKDTRRDSSDTLSPSHPRPTPPSRRPSVKVKKERKDLSDSKPKPAKRQNLDSSDSKPKPAKRQSLDSSDSNPKRSKRPSLDGKKDRKDSTDSKPSHSVKRHSTDSKSDRRDSVDSKTSNSPSAKKLSSETKEFPSSKSSHPGPLQRKSSTDSIERRGKPEMPKIPTTPTSPMSPSFSSAGVPLSPCLATGETIRDKCIEMLAAALRTDDNFKEFGTNCDSMAAEIEDHIYTEMGSTDMKYKNRVRSRISNLKDPKNPGLRRNVLAGGIELRRFAIMSAEEMASDELKQLRNNLTKEAIREHQLSKTSGTISDLFQCSKCGKKNCTYNQMQTRSADEPMTTFVLCNECGNRWKFC; from the exons GAGGGTGCCCTGGACCTGCTGAATGAACTGAAGAGCTTCAACATGACACTGAAACTTCTGCAG GAAACGAGAATCGGCATGTCTGTGAATGGAATCAGGAAGCACTGCACAGACGACGAGGTAGTTTCCCTGGCCAAGATCCTCATCAAGGACTGGAAGAGACTGCTGG ATGCTGCACGTACTCAGAGTACTGAGAGGCCCAATAAGATGAAGAATGGGGTTGACTCCAACAAATCCACAGGGTCCCCAGTCAGGTCCCCCTTAGAGAAAGACACCAG GAGAGATTCTTCAGACACTCTGTCTCCTTCTCATCCTCGTCCCACCCCTCCGTCCAGACGTCCCTCAGTGAAGGTGAAGAAAGAGAG AAAGGATTTGTCAGATTCCAAACCAAAACCTGCTAAAAGGCAGAATCTGGACTCCTCAGATTCCAAACCAAAACCTGCTAAAAGGCAGAGTCTGGACTCCTCAGATTCCAATCCAAAACGTTCTAAAAGGCCAAGTCTGGATGGCAAGAAAGACAG AAAGGACTCCACTGACTCCAAGCCCAGCCATTCTGTGAAACGTCATTCGACTGATTCCAAATCAGACAG GAGGGACTCTGTGGATTCCAAGACTAGCAACTCACCCTCGGCTAAGAAGCTCTCTAGCGAGAC gaAAGAATTTCCTAGCTCCAAGTCCTCTCACCCTGGTCCTCTGCAGAGAAAGTCCTCAACGGACAGTATTGAACG GAGAGGGAAACCAGAGATGCCAAAGATtcccaccacccccaccagtcCCATGTCCCCCTCCTTCAGCTCAGCAGGGGTTCCCCTGTCCCCTTGCCTTGCCACTGGAGAAACCATCAGGGACAAGTGCATCGAGATGCTGGCTGCCGCTCTACGTACAGATG ACAACTTCAAAGAATTTGGGACAAACTGTGACTCCATGGCAGCAGAGATTGAAGAT CATATTTACACGGAGATGGGATCCACAGATATGAAGTATAAAAACAGGGTGCGGAGCCGCATCAGCAACCTGAAGGACCCCAAAAACCCTGGACTGCGGAGGAACGTCCTGGCTGGAGGCATCGAGCTGAGGCGCTTCGCCATCATGTCTGCTGAG GAGATGGCTAGTGATGAGCTGAAGCAGCTGAGGAACAATCTGACTAAGGAGGCCATTAGGGAACACCAACTGTCCAAAACCAGCGGTACCATTTCTGACCTGTTTCAGTGCAGCAAGTGCGGCAAAAAGAACTGCACCTACAACCAG ATGCAGACCCGCAGCGCTGATGAGCCTATGACTACTTTTGTTCTGTGTAACGAGTGCGGGAACCGCTGGAAG TTCTGCTGA
- the LOC139367377 gene encoding transcription elongation factor A protein 3-like isoform X21: MTREEELIRIAKKLDKMVSRNNTEGALDLLNELKSFNMTLKLLQETRIGMSVNGIRKHCTDDEVVSLAKILIKDWKRLLDAARTQSTERPNKMKNGVDSNKSTGSPVRSPLEKDTRRDSSDTLSPSHPRPTPPSRRPSVKVKKERKKAPPDPNSPLPPLHPHPSMPTAAEVKKERKDSTDSKPSHSVKRHSTDSKSDRRDSVDSKTSNSPSAKKLSSETKEFPSSKSSHPGPLQRKSSTDSIERRGKPEMPKIPTTPTSPMSPSFSSAGVPLSPCLATGETIRDKCIEMLAAALRTDDNFKEFGTNCDSMAAEIEDHIYTEMGSTDMKYKNRVRSRISNLKDPKNPGLRRNVLAGGIELRRFAIMSAEEMASDELKQLRNNLTKEAIREHQLSKTSGTISDLFQCSKCGKKNCTYNQMQTRSADEPMTTFVLCNECGNRWKFC, encoded by the exons GAGGGTGCCCTGGACCTGCTGAATGAACTGAAGAGCTTCAACATGACACTGAAACTTCTGCAG GAAACGAGAATCGGCATGTCTGTGAATGGAATCAGGAAGCACTGCACAGACGACGAGGTAGTTTCCCTGGCCAAGATCCTCATCAAGGACTGGAAGAGACTGCTGG ATGCTGCACGTACTCAGAGTACTGAGAGGCCCAATAAGATGAAGAATGGGGTTGACTCCAACAAATCCACAGGGTCCCCAGTCAGGTCCCCCTTAGAGAAAGACACCAG GAGAGATTCTTCAGACACTCTGTCTCCTTCTCATCCTCGTCCCACCCCTCCGTCCAGACGTCCCTCAGTGAAGGTGAAGAAAGAGAG GAAAAAAGCTCCTCCTGACCCTAATTCCCcgcttcctcctcttcatcctcatccTTCTATGCCCACTGCAGCAGAGGTCAAGAAGGAGAG AAAGGACTCCACTGACTCCAAGCCCAGCCATTCTGTGAAACGTCATTCGACTGATTCCAAATCAGACAG GAGGGACTCTGTGGATTCCAAGACTAGCAACTCACCCTCGGCTAAGAAGCTCTCTAGCGAGAC gaAAGAATTTCCTAGCTCCAAGTCCTCTCACCCTGGTCCTCTGCAGAGAAAGTCCTCAACGGACAGTATTGAACG GAGAGGGAAACCAGAGATGCCAAAGATtcccaccacccccaccagtcCCATGTCCCCCTCCTTCAGCTCAGCAGGGGTTCCCCTGTCCCCTTGCCTTGCCACTGGAGAAACCATCAGGGACAAGTGCATCGAGATGCTGGCTGCCGCTCTACGTACAGATG ACAACTTCAAAGAATTTGGGACAAACTGTGACTCCATGGCAGCAGAGATTGAAGAT CATATTTACACGGAGATGGGATCCACAGATATGAAGTATAAAAACAGGGTGCGGAGCCGCATCAGCAACCTGAAGGACCCCAAAAACCCTGGACTGCGGAGGAACGTCCTGGCTGGAGGCATCGAGCTGAGGCGCTTCGCCATCATGTCTGCTGAG GAGATGGCTAGTGATGAGCTGAAGCAGCTGAGGAACAATCTGACTAAGGAGGCCATTAGGGAACACCAACTGTCCAAAACCAGCGGTACCATTTCTGACCTGTTTCAGTGCAGCAAGTGCGGCAAAAAGAACTGCACCTACAACCAG ATGCAGACCCGCAGCGCTGATGAGCCTATGACTACTTTTGTTCTGTGTAACGAGTGCGGGAACCGCTGGAAG TTCTGCTGA
- the LOC139367377 gene encoding transcription elongation factor A protein 3-like isoform X12, which translates to MTREEELIRIAKKLDKMVSRNNTEGALDLLNELKSFNMTLKLLQETRIGMSVNGIRKHCTDDEVVSLAKILIKDWKRLLDAARTQSTERPNKMKNGVDSNKSTGSPVRSPLEKDTSHKRLDVSDSEPESEKEEYSDKRQKEKYNVERKKDERAVDLKKERYTEAFKNKRHAEQSKNGKHTEDARKERHVEHLEEPKKERHFEKSRKERHVHDTKNERHVQEPKKESNLEGPKNESHTDEPRKERHTEERRKEIPMYEPPQERPVENHRQGFERRSVLDDLYPSCYSPPRPPRPPRLPPPVRRMSGEVNKGVKKEVKKERERRDSSDTLSPSHPRPTPPSRRPSVKVKKERRDSVDSKTSNSPSAKKLSSETKEFPSSKSSHPGPLQRKSSTDSIERRGKPEMPKIPTTPTSPMSPSFSSAGVPLSPCLATGETIRDKCIEMLAAALRTDDNFKEFGTNCDSMAAEIEDHIYTEMGSTDMKYKNRVRSRISNLKDPKNPGLRRNVLAGGIELRRFAIMSAEEMASDELKQLRNNLTKEAIREHQLSKTSGTISDLFQCSKCGKKNCTYNQMQTRSADEPMTTFVLCNECGNRWKFC; encoded by the exons GAGGGTGCCCTGGACCTGCTGAATGAACTGAAGAGCTTCAACATGACACTGAAACTTCTGCAG GAAACGAGAATCGGCATGTCTGTGAATGGAATCAGGAAGCACTGCACAGACGACGAGGTAGTTTCCCTGGCCAAGATCCTCATCAAGGACTGGAAGAGACTGCTGG ATGCTGCACGTACTCAGAGTACTGAGAGGCCCAATAAGATGAAGAATGGGGTTGACTCCAACAAATCCACAGGGTCCCCAGTCAGGTCCCCCTTAGAGAAAGACACCAG TCACAAGAGGCTGGATGTTTCTGATTCAGAACCTGAATCTGAAAAGGAAGAATACTCTGACAAACGGCAAAAAGAGAAGTACAATGTTGAACGCAAAAAAGACGAGAGAGCTGTTGACCTTAAAAAGGAGCGATATACAGAGGCATTCAAAAACAAACGGCATGCAGAACAATCCAAAAATGGAAAACATACAGAAGATGCCAGAAAAGAAAGACATGTAGAACACTTAGAAGAACCCAAAAAGGAGAGACACTtcgaaaaatccagaaaagaaaGACATGTACATGACACAAAAAATGAAAGACATGTGCAAGAACCCAAGAAAGAAAGTAACCTCGAAGGGCCCAAAAATGAGAGCCACACCGATGAACCGAGAAAGGAAAGACACACAGAGGAACGCAGAAAGGAGATACCAATGTACGAACCCCCACAAGAGAGACCTGTTGAAAACCACAGACAAGGGTTTGAGAG GAGAAGCGTCTTGGATGATCTTTACCCCTCTTGTTACTCTCCTCCTCGCCCCCCCCGACCACCCCGTCTTCCTCCCCCTGTCAGACGTATGTCTGGGGAGGTGAATAAAGGGGTGAAAAAAgaggtgaagaaagagagagagag GAGAGATTCTTCAGACACTCTGTCTCCTTCTCATCCTCGTCCCACCCCTCCGTCCAGACGTCCCTCAGTGAAGGTGAAGAAAGAGAG GAGGGACTCTGTGGATTCCAAGACTAGCAACTCACCCTCGGCTAAGAAGCTCTCTAGCGAGAC gaAAGAATTTCCTAGCTCCAAGTCCTCTCACCCTGGTCCTCTGCAGAGAAAGTCCTCAACGGACAGTATTGAACG GAGAGGGAAACCAGAGATGCCAAAGATtcccaccacccccaccagtcCCATGTCCCCCTCCTTCAGCTCAGCAGGGGTTCCCCTGTCCCCTTGCCTTGCCACTGGAGAAACCATCAGGGACAAGTGCATCGAGATGCTGGCTGCCGCTCTACGTACAGATG ACAACTTCAAAGAATTTGGGACAAACTGTGACTCCATGGCAGCAGAGATTGAAGAT CATATTTACACGGAGATGGGATCCACAGATATGAAGTATAAAAACAGGGTGCGGAGCCGCATCAGCAACCTGAAGGACCCCAAAAACCCTGGACTGCGGAGGAACGTCCTGGCTGGAGGCATCGAGCTGAGGCGCTTCGCCATCATGTCTGCTGAG GAGATGGCTAGTGATGAGCTGAAGCAGCTGAGGAACAATCTGACTAAGGAGGCCATTAGGGAACACCAACTGTCCAAAACCAGCGGTACCATTTCTGACCTGTTTCAGTGCAGCAAGTGCGGCAAAAAGAACTGCACCTACAACCAG ATGCAGACCCGCAGCGCTGATGAGCCTATGACTACTTTTGTTCTGTGTAACGAGTGCGGGAACCGCTGGAAG TTCTGCTGA
- the LOC139367377 gene encoding transcription elongation factor A protein 3-like isoform X23, translating to MTREEELIRIAKKLDKMVSRNNTEGALDLLNELKSFNMTLKLLQETRIGMSVNGIRKHCTDDEVVSLAKILIKDWKRLLDAARTQSTERPNKMKNGVDSNKSTGSPVRSPLEKDTRRDSSDTLSPSHPRPTPPSRRPSVKVKKERKDSTDSKPSHSVKRHSTDSKSDRRDSVDSKTSNSPSAKKLSSETKEFPSSKSSHPGPLQRKSSTDSIERRGKPEMPKIPTTPTSPMSPSFSSAGVPLSPCLATGETIRDKCIEMLAAALRTDDNFKEFGTNCDSMAAEIEDHIYTEMGSTDMKYKNRVRSRISNLKDPKNPGLRRNVLAGGIELRRFAIMSAEEMASDELKQLRNNLTKEAIREHQLSKTSGTISDLFQCSKCGKKNCTYNQMQTRSADEPMTTFVLCNECGNRWKFC from the exons GAGGGTGCCCTGGACCTGCTGAATGAACTGAAGAGCTTCAACATGACACTGAAACTTCTGCAG GAAACGAGAATCGGCATGTCTGTGAATGGAATCAGGAAGCACTGCACAGACGACGAGGTAGTTTCCCTGGCCAAGATCCTCATCAAGGACTGGAAGAGACTGCTGG ATGCTGCACGTACTCAGAGTACTGAGAGGCCCAATAAGATGAAGAATGGGGTTGACTCCAACAAATCCACAGGGTCCCCAGTCAGGTCCCCCTTAGAGAAAGACACCAG GAGAGATTCTTCAGACACTCTGTCTCCTTCTCATCCTCGTCCCACCCCTCCGTCCAGACGTCCCTCAGTGAAGGTGAAGAAAGAGAG AAAGGACTCCACTGACTCCAAGCCCAGCCATTCTGTGAAACGTCATTCGACTGATTCCAAATCAGACAG GAGGGACTCTGTGGATTCCAAGACTAGCAACTCACCCTCGGCTAAGAAGCTCTCTAGCGAGAC gaAAGAATTTCCTAGCTCCAAGTCCTCTCACCCTGGTCCTCTGCAGAGAAAGTCCTCAACGGACAGTATTGAACG GAGAGGGAAACCAGAGATGCCAAAGATtcccaccacccccaccagtcCCATGTCCCCCTCCTTCAGCTCAGCAGGGGTTCCCCTGTCCCCTTGCCTTGCCACTGGAGAAACCATCAGGGACAAGTGCATCGAGATGCTGGCTGCCGCTCTACGTACAGATG ACAACTTCAAAGAATTTGGGACAAACTGTGACTCCATGGCAGCAGAGATTGAAGAT CATATTTACACGGAGATGGGATCCACAGATATGAAGTATAAAAACAGGGTGCGGAGCCGCATCAGCAACCTGAAGGACCCCAAAAACCCTGGACTGCGGAGGAACGTCCTGGCTGGAGGCATCGAGCTGAGGCGCTTCGCCATCATGTCTGCTGAG GAGATGGCTAGTGATGAGCTGAAGCAGCTGAGGAACAATCTGACTAAGGAGGCCATTAGGGAACACCAACTGTCCAAAACCAGCGGTACCATTTCTGACCTGTTTCAGTGCAGCAAGTGCGGCAAAAAGAACTGCACCTACAACCAG ATGCAGACCCGCAGCGCTGATGAGCCTATGACTACTTTTGTTCTGTGTAACGAGTGCGGGAACCGCTGGAAG TTCTGCTGA
- the LOC139367377 gene encoding transcription elongation factor A protein 3-like isoform X18, whose product MTREEELIRIAKKLDKMVSRNNTEGALDLLNELKSFNMTLKLLQETRIGMSVNGIRKHCTDDEVVSLAKILIKDWKRLLDAARTQSTERPNKMKNGVDSNKSTGSPVRSPLEKDTRRDSSDTLSPSHPRPTPPSRRPSVKVKKERKKAPPDPNSPLPPLHPHPSMPTAAEVKKERKEPPWISVVRKEPPDPNAPFAPLPLHLHPPPHVKRPSVEVKKEREESSDYKPVSLKVTSSDHVKKDRKDSDSKVPKITSVDAKKERKDSTDSKPSHSVKRHSTDSKSDRRDSVDSKTSNSPSAKKLSSETKEFPSSKSSHPGPLQRKSSTDSIERRGKPEMPKIPTTPTSPMSPSFSSAGVPLSPCLATGETIRDKCIEMLAAALRTDDNFKEFGTNCDSMAAEIEDHIYTEMGSTDMKYKNRVRSRISNLKDPKNPGLRRNVLAGGIELRRFAIMSAEEMASDELKQLRNNLTKEAIREHQLSKTSGTISDLFQCSKCGKKNCTYNQMQTRSADEPMTTFVLCNECGNRWKFC is encoded by the exons GAGGGTGCCCTGGACCTGCTGAATGAACTGAAGAGCTTCAACATGACACTGAAACTTCTGCAG GAAACGAGAATCGGCATGTCTGTGAATGGAATCAGGAAGCACTGCACAGACGACGAGGTAGTTTCCCTGGCCAAGATCCTCATCAAGGACTGGAAGAGACTGCTGG ATGCTGCACGTACTCAGAGTACTGAGAGGCCCAATAAGATGAAGAATGGGGTTGACTCCAACAAATCCACAGGGTCCCCAGTCAGGTCCCCCTTAGAGAAAGACACCAG GAGAGATTCTTCAGACACTCTGTCTCCTTCTCATCCTCGTCCCACCCCTCCGTCCAGACGTCCCTCAGTGAAGGTGAAGAAAGAGAG GAAAAAAGCTCCTCCTGACCCTAATTCCCcgcttcctcctcttcatcctcatccTTCTATGCCCACTGCAGCAGAGGTCAAGAAGGAGAG AAAAGAGCCTCCGTGGATTTCTGTGGTTAGAAAAGAGCCTCCGGACCCCAATGCTCCATttgctcctcttcctctccatctccatcctccccctcatgTGAAGCGCCCGTCAGTGGAAGTCAAAAAGGAGAG AGAAGAGTCGTCAGATTACAAACCCGTTTCTCTGAAGGTGACGTCTTCTGACCATGTGAAAAAGGATAG AAAAGACTCTGATAGCAAAGTGCCCAAAATAACATCTGTTGATGCCAAGAAAGAAAG AAAGGACTCCACTGACTCCAAGCCCAGCCATTCTGTGAAACGTCATTCGACTGATTCCAAATCAGACAG GAGGGACTCTGTGGATTCCAAGACTAGCAACTCACCCTCGGCTAAGAAGCTCTCTAGCGAGAC gaAAGAATTTCCTAGCTCCAAGTCCTCTCACCCTGGTCCTCTGCAGAGAAAGTCCTCAACGGACAGTATTGAACG GAGAGGGAAACCAGAGATGCCAAAGATtcccaccacccccaccagtcCCATGTCCCCCTCCTTCAGCTCAGCAGGGGTTCCCCTGTCCCCTTGCCTTGCCACTGGAGAAACCATCAGGGACAAGTGCATCGAGATGCTGGCTGCCGCTCTACGTACAGATG ACAACTTCAAAGAATTTGGGACAAACTGTGACTCCATGGCAGCAGAGATTGAAGATC ATATTTACACGGAGATGGGATCCACAGATATGAAGTATAAAAACAGGGTGCGGAGCCGCATCAGCAACCTGAAGGACCCCAAAAACCCTGGACTGCGGAGGAACGTCCTGGCTGGAGGCATCGAGCTGAGGCGCTTCGCCATCATGTCTGCTGAG GAGATGGCTAGTGATGAGCTGAAGCAGCTGAGGAACAATCTGACTAAGGAGGCCATTAGGGAACACCAACTGTCCAAAACCAGCGGTACCATTTCTGACCTGTTTCAGTGCAGCAAGTGCGGCAAAAAGAACTGCACCTACAACCAG ATGCAGACCCGCAGCGCTGATGAGCCTATGACTACTTTTGTTCTGTGTAACGAGTGCGGGAACCGCTGGAAG TTCTGCTGA